TCtaaactcataattttcaaatacatTGAGTTCAATACAAAGAACTTTAAAGATTGAACACATCAAATTTAAATCATGAATCCGTCTATGTTCAAATAACATAAGAGAGAATGGGATTGGTAATCAAAAAATGCTTGACATGCACATTATTGCATTCCTTACACTTGCCAAAgattaaagctcaaaaaatggaaaagaaaaggaaaaaaaggctGTTGTATATAGTATGTTATAATTCCTTCTGTGAGGAATAGTATAAGTATACCATTTTTATGTGCCTCATCTAGACACGTGCCTCAATGCATTGGCAAACTCTTCAACTGTTTCGTTCCCACCGGCGTAGGTGATCAGGGGGCTGTCTGGTGGAACGACGTCTTCTCGTAGGTAGCTTCCTGATGTTCTTAGCAGATTTTCTGAACCTTCCTCGACAGAACCTTTCAAGATCAATGTTCTGTGAGTTCCGGATATAAGTTCTTCATAATCCGTGTCTCCAGTTTCACCGAGGATGACACACATGTTTGCAACGTTCAATCTCCAGCGTACAAAAAGATACCTACAAAAATGACATAGTATCAAAAGCATGCTAGCTATGAGCAAGGAAAGTACTCAAAGATGTTGACACTCCAACAAAATCTTCCTCTATgtaatgatggattctttagcTAAAGAACATTTCATCCAATCAAATGATGACCAATTTTTTGTGTAGCACGGGTCTTTTGTTGTATCATTCTACCTGTTTAAAGCTGTATTCGTAGTTAAATATTTGTATAATGAACGTTTTCAAGATGAGATAAGGTTTGGACTCACCAACAACAGTTTACATGCCTTAAATACCAGAGTTTCTTGTTAGTATAACTGGAGTAAAAAggatattttttactttttgggGCATCTATAAACTATAGTCCTTCGACACATGGATTAATATCCTATTAAAGCTATACTGTCTTCTTATCTCCCTTTGTTAGTGATGAACACTAGGATCCAGAAAAAGTTGCATGTCTTTGTTAAAGAACTCCATCAAGCTGCTTTTCAAAAACTGTTCTTTTTTGtggaaagtgaaaaaaaaaaaaaactaaatgaaTAAGCAACTAAAGCCTCACAATCGTTTTTTTCTTAACAAGTGAAGTTCTTCTCTTTTACAATGCTTTGACATCCTAACTTTTGCAATATGTGCATGTTAAACTGAAATAGATCTGGCCTACATGCTGAAAATATGCAGTCAACACCTTTAGTACGAGATCAACCTGCAATGATATCACATGAGATGGGCAGGCTACGGATCGGCAACCAGAGATTAAACTCTGGTGAGTAAGAAACAAGGTACCCTAACATATTAACATGCTTTTACTACCTTTAATATCAAGCTGGCAGCCATcaataaaagatgaaagtttCTTGTGAACAACTTAGGATTGGCATTGGCATACATGAGAACATTGCCAAACAAATCGATGAGATTTTTAATCCAGACCAAGGAAATTACAACAATATGTGAAATAATTTCCAGGTTGACTAATTAGCCCATCAATCTGAAAGACAGTACCTGAGTGCTTGTGACCGAGATGCAAGCAGAGGAACAACTTGCATTCTTGTTGAATTCCTGCAGTACATCAAATGGCAGCGAAGACCCCTCATCCTAAGCTTCTGTCTCATATCATCTACCTTCTTTGCCTGATGAAAgattaaacatatatatgttACTTGGAATACATCAAACCATTAGATATAATGGTTGAATTTCTCGAttcagagaaaaaaatattcaccTTACTGCGATCCTTGATCAAGTAGGAAATGCAATGGGAATTGCTTGATTTCACATCTTCCTCAATAGCACTAGTTACAGATTTCTCCTGTTTACCTTCTTGTGTATTCATTAATTTCCAAATTGTTTTCCTTAAGCCATCGCCACCCCATCGATATTCAATATGTGATGAATAGTCAGGGTCAGGATAAAGCTTGCCATGTTCTTCGGTAGAAGTTCCTGGATAAAACACTTCACTCCCACTGCTACAGATTAAAGCATCAAACTCAATTAGTTTGATGTTCCCGGATTTTAGAAATGCTGTCAATTCGGACATTGACATCGCTGTTGAGATGGCAAATCCTGATACTCTTGCAATCTGTGAATCTGACCTAATGGTCTTAAGAATCTCCTGGATAATCTGAATCATTTTCTTTTGAGGAGCTCCATTTGTTTCATAGCAATCTAGAGCAATTACAATTAATTTAAGTCGCCTACGCAACATGGGATATTTGCTAGGAACATTGTCCTTTTTATCACCCTCAGATTCCTGTTTACCCGTCTCTGGTCTCTTCATTTTGCTTAAAACCCGATTAACTTGGTCTTGTACGGCATCAGCAGTTGCAGATGCATCAAATGATTCATTTAACGATGTCTTTTCTCCATCAACAGACAGTCTCAAGGACATATCTTGCACGTCTTTGAGTGAATCATTCAGGGACGACTCTTCTGCAGCCAGCTCATCGGACGGATTGTCAGTTTTCCATTGCGGGTGTCTCATTCTACATGCAGCAATTCTAGTTAAATATGTTCGACAATGTTCGGGCCACGAGAAGAGGTGTATGTTCTTCCAACCATTCTTCCTACACTCGTGCCACAGGTTCTTTTCTGATACTAATTTAAGTAGTGCATCAGCAATTGCTTGCTGATCATGTGGGTCCACAAGCAATCCATTGTTGAGTGCctgataaaattaaaaaaacaaaaaaaacatcaaCCTAAATAGCCGTCACCCAACTGATTAAACAAAAATAGCCAGaagatgtatgatatatgtataattCATGTATAATATGTGCATGATCGTGTATAAGGAATGTATAATCTATGTATACCGGCTAGAAAAAGTAAGCAGTAAATCTGTCAGGCTATTCATGTAAAGATCCCTAATCGATAGTTCTATTCATTATTGTAtagctataaaaaaaaattaatgtataaAACGAAAATGATGATCTTTCGAATATATCCTTTTACGATGTTCCTTTCCATCTGTACCTTTTTGACATGCTCAAATTGTTACTAATGCAATGATAAACCATAGTAGAAATCGGATTAGTGATCAACGGGAGGATGAGAGGGTAATTAAAGCATGGAACGCAGGTCATTTTACCCGATGAATATCAACTGGACCACCATTCTTAGTAGCCACCATAGGAAGTCCATGTGCAGAAGCCTAAAGATTGTACAGATACACATGATCAAATTTAGGACATAACAATAACAGAAACTTGAAGGACAATGTCGGAAGTGGATTAAAGTCATAACAAACCTCAATTAGAGTCAGTCCAAAGGGTTCAATGAAAGCTGGATTTATGAACACTCCCTGTGAAGTTTCTATACCATGAGAACCATCGTCGTAAAGGAAAATATTACACAAATTGCAAGGATCAAAGGACTTAAAGAACCTTTGTTTTGCCAGCGAGACGGTATATCTCTGGAACGTCACTTTGTTTGTGATGTTTTGGGAAAGCAACTTGGCCATAAAGGTCATACTTATCAACCAACTTCAGCACAGTTGTAAGAACACTGGCATTTCCTGCGGACATCTCATCTATGTCATCTCTATTTCCCATTATAAGTGTCTGCATCCAATATTTTACCATTGTATTAGTATTTGACAATACGGTTCATTCTCAGCAAGTTTAGCAACTGTGTCAAACCAATTTACCAGATTAGCGAGCTCCCTCAGCGGGCGACATTCTCCAAAGGCCTTCACGAGAGTGGTTATATTCTTCTTCGGGTCTGGTCTGGACAATGCCAGAATCATTGGCTTATGTGGGTTTGTTAGAAAGCGCATGACCTGCAAAAAGGTATGTACTTGAGCAGACAATCATTATTCGCACGTGAGCACCGCGACATTTGTTAAGTATTGCTACCCACCTCAGACCATATGGTGGGGACTGCTTTAGGAGATTGTCCATCAGCATTAGTGAGTGCTGCAAGATCCCCATCAGCATCTGCTGTGTCCTCCTGATTCACAACATTACTAAAGTCCATTCCGGGAGGAATAACCTACAAAATTTGTGTCACCAAAAGACTCTTAGAAGCCCCAACTACAAACTTAAATATAGTACTCcttccatttcaatttgtttgtctggttTTGAATATGCAGAATATGCCAAAATGTCCTTTAATAttatggtcttaaacatgttgtgtggaaagttgaaattaaagagtttcCAAAAAGGGAAAGAGCCATTCGTTTTGAAATGGACTAAAaggaaaagtaagacaaacaaattgaaatagagggagtaataGTTTCTAAATAACAGCAGACAAATAATTTCCTCGACTGTCCCGGACATCATGCAGCTGTGTTAGTCAATGTCTTTGTCATAAAGTAACCTATAATAGCTCCAATCAAAGCCAGAGAGAAAGAACTATAACTGTAGAAGGCAATTGTATGAAATTTGTTGATGGATGCATTTGTGACTATCTTAGAAACATATCAAATTACCATAGTTTCGAAGTCACCAGGCACCAGCCTACTAATTACTTCTTGTCAGAGAGAGAATAACGAACACCACCGACATCTATCAGTTTAATGCTTATTTGAAGTGTTTTCTACACAAGCATTTGGACTGCATTGATGGGACAATTTGGAATATGAATTTCTTGGGAACAgcagtataagaaattaatgtcGTGAAGTTATACCACAAGATCTCAAACATCACATTTCTTTCCTCACATGCTCACTAATACATCTGAACTATCGATCTGCCATATCGATCATCAATTTATGACGACCATGATTACCGGTATCCTTGGCATATGGAAGTCAAATTAGATTTCTCATTCTACCAATTAAAGCCCAACTGTTCAAAAAACATATATGCATGCATGAGTGTatgtttacatatatatttcatgAAACGGCATTCTTACCGCCATCCTTGGCATGTAGCGACCATGGCAATTGACTCCTCGTCTTGCACGAGCTCTTAAAACTTTTTCAAGTTTTACATCAAATCCATCATATAGTCCCCACTGTTCATCAATCTCCTGTTTGGTGCTTGTGATAATGAGTTCTGCAGCATCCAGTGAGAGCTCCTCACCTTCAATCCTCCTCATTATCCTGTATGTTGAATTAATATCCTCTTTCGATTGCCTTGCTTGCTTGATAAGCTGTTCTAGCTTGTTTCTACCAAGTGAATGTCCTGTTAGGACCATCGGAACATTTAAAGCGCCTGAAAGGAGAGCAGCACTATCCCCTGCATCTGCATAATGACCATGGATCACATATGGCCAAACAGGTTGGCCTCCACCTATTTGTTCACCCAAAGCTTTTGACATATTAATGATGTGTGCAAGAGCTCCATCTACAAACTCCTGAATATAAGGCCATAACAATTCTTTCCGGAGGTACTTATCACGAGGACCAAAGGGTATCCTTATGATATAAGCTCCACTGCTTTCTCCAAGATCAGTGTCATCACCATCTTCAGGACCTGTGTTTAACATCTCTGTGGGTTCACCATAGCTCCAATCCACTTCAGATGACGCAATTTGGCGAGTGAACAGATCAACTCTATAGACACCGGGCATCTTAGCAAGTGCTTTAGCAAGCTCCACAACATACTTAATCTGAAAATTGGATATATTCCAGTTAGGATCTTAGTGCTAAGAAGGCAATTTGGAAAGAAGTTATCACCATATCATGAAGGTGATGTAGTTTACCTGACCACCTGTATCAGAATCACGACCAAGCTCCATATTTTCACCTCGGACCAATCCATGCAAACTGGTCAAGAAGATTGGTAATTTAAAATCTATACCCCCTGTTACTAGCTTAGGCAAACATTTATAGCCTTAAAGGAAGTTCAGATTGAAAGTGCCatcactttaaaaaaaaaaatcatatgctAGAAATAGTAGAAATATAACCTGAACCAGGACTAGTCAATATAGATTTAAAAAGCACAACATTCAGTTACGATATGACGACTCAAATCTGGAAACAAACATTTGAAAACTACTCAAGTTTGCATTACCTAACTAGGATGATATAAAGCTTCTTTTCCTTGTTACTGTCTGACCACACTTCCAAATTGGAAAAGTTCCTCTGAAACCTTTTCCTCGGGCTGTCAAGTGTTGGTGTCTCCCCTAAAGCATCACCCTTTTCCCCTTCAGACAAGTCTTCTGACATGTCCTCTGTAACATCTTTGCGTCCTTGTTCTCGTTCCAATCTTCTGTTTGCTAACCTCTGGAGGTCTTCCCATTCCAACTATGATAAGAGTGGAATGTTTCAGAAGAATAATTCTCTTTGATAAATATGAAGGTTGAAAACAAAGATGCTTTATGTCTTAAATAAAGATGAGGCGAATAATCTTAAGCATCAATATAAATCTATAAGCGTAAACTACCTTGCAACATAATGACATATAGTTACTTAatgcaaaaaaggaaaaaagaaaaattaagttGCAAAAGAATAAGCAAACAGCATTTAATCCAACAATGACTAACTTCCAGCAACTAGGAATCGAGTGCTTATAGATTTAACACAACCTTAAACTAGAAATGATCAAATCCTCTTTCTGAAATAGTAAATGACCACAGAATCTTCACGCACACATGTATCTCCCTTGATGGAAGCAGGATTTTCACAGAGAGtatatagtaaaaaaaatgtCCTTGTATATATAATGTGCTTTCTGGGCGAAGGTGGTCTACAAGTCAAAAAGATCTGGCTCACTTCCTTTTTccttatatttgaaaattttatcaaatttcgTCTATTTTAAGTACACCACTAATTGAATGCTTATTCCAAAATCTGCAAATATACTGAAATAACAATCTAAGCTACAGTATGCAGACACATACACAAACATGTAGGTAAAGAATTTCATGAACCCCAGAAGATCACATTTTCCTACCATAAGAACACCAAAGTACAATTACAAATCCCAGCTTAGACCCGAAAGAAAAACAATTGAGTATTCCTTCACATCTGCCTAAAAGGCTTTGATGGATCAGTAGAGTTACTCGGTACTTGTGCTTTGTACTAGTGGGAGGAGCTACCTGGTGGATTAGTCGAGGTGCGTGAGAGATAACCCGAACACCACCATTTAAAAAACATATGGAAAAACAAATGCACAAGcaactatgttgctcggactctccaaaaatgatGCCGCACCCGTGTCGGATCCTTcgaaaatgcactacttttaaAGGATCAGATATGCACCcgtcaacatttttgaagagagCAAAGGAATATTACAAATATCATGCTTCAGAAAATCCAGAAAACACAAGGGACAACACACAAAGACAAAAACTTTACTAATGACCCTTTATTGCACAACCCCAAACAAGTCacaaacacacgaaaaaacATAGAGCATAATCAAAAGTGGAAACCATTTTGACATTCACCCAATTCAAGAAATGAGCAGAGCTATAAAACACAAGTGAAAACAACAAAGAAACGCCAGAGTAAACTTCTCCAAATCACCAAAACTATATAAACAcactactccctccgtcccaacTTATGTGAAAGTTCGGATTACAAGGGTCAAAACACTTAATTCTAACTATGAATTCCAATATAAAATCCTCAAAtcttctaaaataaaatttacataatttaaaacaagACGAAATGTACTACAAGCCGAGCATACTTAAtgattcaatatatttttcagaaaaaatagagaaaactataatcaaagaaaattctatTTGACTCCTCGAATAGCAACACCTCCACATAAAATGGGAGGGAGGGAGTATTTCACAACATCTTTTGCATGGAAAAAATCACTCAAACATAGAGCACTCAAGGTTCAATTTCCCGCAAAGACAAAAATACTAAACAATTTCTTTCCATTTGTCCGAGAATGAAAAATAGCAGGTTACCATAAAATTAGTCGAGATAAACATAAGATAACCCAAACACAcgattataaaaaataaaaatcactaAAACATAAAGCACTAAGGCTCAATTCCCAACACAAATGAAAACATCATATGATTTCTTCCTATCTATCTGAGCCTCCATAAACAGAATTACCAATACCAATGAGTCATAACTGGTAAAACTAATCGAGATGCGCgcaaaaacagaaaaatagaTGATATAAGAAAAGAACCTGTTTCTTCTTGCGAGCAAGATGCCAAATGCGCCAACACATATTCTCTAATCTTGAACTTCTCTCCCTTGTGTTCCTTGTAGCTACAACTTTTATCCATGTCCTATGAAGATCAGTTTCATCAACCCCTGTAACAACTTCTTCAACAAAATATTTTGTAGGATTAAAATTAGCCCTCTCTGCT
This DNA window, taken from Solanum dulcamara chromosome 3, daSolDulc1.2, whole genome shotgun sequence, encodes the following:
- the LOC129883284 gene encoding probable sucrose-phosphate synthase 2; translation: MAGNEWINGYLEAILSSGASAIEDKTPSSTSSHLNIAERANFNPTKYFVEEVVTGVDETDLHRTWIKVVATRNTRERSSRLENMCWRIWHLARKKKQLEWEDLQRLANRRLEREQGRKDVTEDMSEDLSEGEKGDALGETPTLDSPRKRFQRNFSNLEVWSDSNKEKKLYIILVSLHGLVRGENMELGRDSDTGGQIKYVVELAKALAKMPGVYRVDLFTRQIASSEVDWSYGEPTEMLNTGPEDGDDTDLGESSGAYIIRIPFGPRDKYLRKELLWPYIQEFVDGALAHIINMSKALGEQIGGGQPVWPYVIHGHYADAGDSAALLSGALNVPMVLTGHSLGRNKLEQLIKQARQSKEDINSTYRIMRRIEGEELSLDAAELIITSTKQEIDEQWGLYDGFDVKLEKVLRARARRGVNCHGRYMPRMAVIPPGMDFSNVVNQEDTADADGDLAALTNADGQSPKAVPTIWSEVMRFLTNPHKPMILALSRPDPKKNITTLVKAFGECRPLRELANLTLIMGNRDDIDEMSAGNASVLTTVLKLVDKYDLYGQVAFPKHHKQSDVPEIYRLAGKTKGVFINPAFIEPFGLTLIEASAHGLPMVATKNGGPVDIHRALNNGLLVDPHDQQAIADALLKLVSEKNLWHECRKNGWKNIHLFSWPEHCRTYLTRIAACRMRHPQWKTDNPSDELAAEESSLNDSLKDVQDMSLRLSVDGEKTSLNESFDASATADAVQDQVNRVLSKMKRPETGKQESEGDKKDNVPSKYPMLRRRLKLIVIALDCYETNGAPQKKMIQIIQEILKTIRSDSQIARVSGFAISTAMSMSELTAFLKSGNIKLIEFDALICSSGSEVFYPGTSTEEHGKLYPDPDYSSHIEYRWGGDGLRKTIWKLMNTQEGKQEKSVTSAIEEDVKSSNSHCISYLIKDRSKAKKVDDMRQKLRMRGLRCHLMYCRNSTRMQVVPLLASRSQALRYLFVRWRLNVANMCVILGETGDTDYEELISGTHRTLILKGSVEEGSENLLRTSGSYLREDVVPPDSPLITYAGGNETVEEFANALRHVSR